TCAGGTTCACTGAAAGATTATATCATCTGTATCGACAATGCCGATCCCGGTTTTGACTGGATCTTTTCAAAAAGTATTGCAGGATTAATAACAAAATATGGGGGGGCAAACTCTCATATGGCGATCCGTTGTGCCGAACTGCAGCTGCCTGCTGCCATCGGCTGTGGTGAGGATCTCTTTGAAAGGTTACGGAACTGCCGGAAGATTGTACTGAATTGTGAATCAAGGGTAATCAGACCGCTGGGGTATTATGAGGGGTAGTACGGATCTCCGTCTGGGTCTATCCATGCGGGTTGTGGAGGCGACCGGATATGTTGAGCCTCGTGATGCCCTGGCACAGGACTGGTCGGTCTTTCTAAAGCGTGTGCTCCCGAACGTCCATTGGATTCCTGTGCCCAATATTGGGAAGGACGTTAGTGAATTAATTGAGTACTGGGGTTTGAATGGTTTCATCCTGACAGGTGGGAACAATATCTATGATGCTCCAATACGTGATGAAACCGAATTGACTATGCTGGAGTATGCAACCCGGAATACATTGCCGGTCCTTGGGGTCTGCCGGGGGATGCAGATGATCTGCCATTACTATAATCAGAGTCCTCTCCCCTGCCAGAATCCTCACAACCATGTTGCAACAATCCACAGGGTACATTTGACAGACA
The genomic region above belongs to Methanocalculus alkaliphilus and contains:
- a CDS encoding gamma-glutamyl-gamma-aminobutyrate hydrolase family protein (Members of this family of hydrolases with an active site Cys residue belong to MEROPS family C26.), which translates into the protein MRGSTDLRLGLSMRVVEATGYVEPRDALAQDWSVFLKRVLPNVHWIPVPNIGKDVSELIEYWGLNGFILTGGNNIYDAPIRDETELTMLEYATRNTLPVLGVCRGMQMICHYYNQSPLPCQNPHNHVATIHRVHLTDNFLQWDEDELTVNSFHEQCVGTGDHFRGELKSFAIADDGLVEGVINAEKTLLGIMWHPERENPASDFDEYLIRTFFSR